A stretch of Aedes aegypti strain LVP_AGWG chromosome 2, AaegL5.0 Primary Assembly, whole genome shotgun sequence DNA encodes these proteins:
- the LOC5568885 gene encoding flexible cuticle protein 12: protein MKLFMVLAAVLAVALAAPPQDERDAHITKYENDNLGLDGYRFQFDTSNRLQRQEEAQLKSFGDDVSALVVRGSYSYTGDDGQVYTVNYIADENGFQPEAAHIPRA, encoded by the exons ATGAAACTGTTCATGGTTCTCGCTGCTGTTCTGGCCGTTGCTCTGGCTGCTCCTCCACAGGACGAACGGGATGCTCATATCACCAAGTACGAGAATGACAACCTGGGCCTAGATGGATACCGATTCCA GTTCGATACCAGCAATCGGCTCCAACGTCAGGAGGAAGCCCAGCTGAAGAGCTTCGGAGATGATGTTAGCGCCCTGGTCGTTCGAGGATCGTACTCTTACACCGGTGATGACGGTCAGGTTTACACTGTGAACTACATTGCCGATGAGAACGGATTCCAACCGGAAGCAGCGCATATTCCTCGGGCTTGA